In the genome of Pseudomonas sp. P5_109, one region contains:
- a CDS encoding DUF3509 domain-containing protein, whose protein sequence is MDNPFQLITDAFAADYQINLSIQGLDGNIMLTLSNSGRIVAKRMISAEQRNDPQRLKRLVQSIQFGIAIEQGHSAVAILEAMTDDGTRSLPPPSAKGRPRPTMGL, encoded by the coding sequence ATGGACAACCCTTTCCAGCTCATTACCGATGCCTTTGCAGCGGATTACCAGATCAACCTGAGCATCCAGGGCCTGGATGGCAACATCATGCTGACCCTTTCCAACAGTGGCCGCATAGTGGCCAAACGCATGATCAGCGCCGAACAACGCAATGACCCGCAACGTCTCAAGCGTCTGGTGCAAAGCATTCAATTCGGCATTGCCATCGAACAAGGCCACAGCGCCGTGGCCATCCTCGAAGCCATGACCGATGACGGCACGCGAAGCCTGCCGCCACCATCCGCCAAAGGCCGTCCCCGACCCACCATGGGGCTTTAA
- a CDS encoding L-serine ammonia-lyase: MAISVFDLFKVGIGPSSSHTVGPMRAAATFARQLVEQGLLADVRRVEIRLYGSLSATGVGHATDRACVMGLMGEWPDSIDPTTIDSRINTLRETAQLPLAGVTDIAFDWQRDLLLLDESLPYHPNAMCLTAFGESGELFEQTYYSVGGGFIIEAAEAESGIAPAGEVVLPYDFSSAAELLKLCNEHGLRVSELMMANERAWRSDAEIRQGLLHIWSVMRECVEQGLRHEGILPGGLNVPRRAAKLHRSLQEIGKPNVITSTLSAMEWVNLYALAVNEENAAGGRMVTAPTNGAAGIIPAVLHYYMKFNAEASDDDVVAFFLGAAAVGILCKKNASISGAEVGCQGEVGSACAMAAAGLAEVLGATPEQLENAAEIGLEHNLGLTCDPVGGLVQVPCIERNAIAAVKAINATQMALRGDGQHFISLDRVIRTMRDTGADMHDKYKETSRGGLAVNWVEC, translated from the coding sequence ATGGCTATCAGTGTTTTCGATCTCTTCAAAGTCGGCATCGGTCCGTCCAGTTCCCATACCGTCGGTCCGATGCGTGCCGCCGCAACTTTTGCCCGGCAGCTGGTCGAGCAGGGTTTGCTGGCTGACGTGCGACGCGTGGAGATTCGCCTCTACGGCTCTCTGTCGGCGACCGGCGTCGGCCACGCAACGGACCGCGCCTGCGTCATGGGCCTGATGGGCGAATGGCCCGACAGCATCGATCCCACCACCATCGACAGCCGAATCAACACCCTGCGCGAAACCGCTCAGTTGCCTCTGGCAGGCGTTACGGACATTGCCTTCGACTGGCAACGCGATCTCCTGCTGCTCGACGAGAGTCTGCCCTACCACCCCAACGCCATGTGCCTGACAGCCTTCGGCGAATCCGGTGAACTGTTCGAGCAAACCTACTACTCGGTGGGTGGCGGTTTCATCATCGAAGCGGCCGAAGCCGAGTCCGGTATCGCACCGGCTGGCGAAGTGGTGCTGCCTTACGACTTTTCCAGCGCCGCCGAACTGCTCAAGTTGTGCAACGAGCACGGGCTGCGGGTGAGTGAACTGATGATGGCCAATGAACGGGCATGGCGTAGTGATGCCGAGATCCGCCAGGGCCTGCTGCATATCTGGTCGGTGATGCGTGAGTGTGTCGAGCAAGGCTTGCGCCACGAAGGCATTCTGCCCGGCGGTCTGAATGTTCCACGCCGAGCGGCGAAACTGCATCGCAGTCTGCAGGAAATCGGCAAGCCGAATGTCATCACCTCGACCTTGTCTGCAATGGAATGGGTCAACCTGTACGCGCTGGCGGTCAACGAAGAAAACGCAGCCGGCGGGCGCATGGTCACGGCGCCGACCAACGGCGCGGCGGGGATCATTCCGGCCGTGCTGCACTACTACATGAAATTCAATGCCGAGGCATCTGACGACGACGTCGTCGCGTTCTTTCTGGGCGCCGCTGCCGTCGGCATCCTGTGCAAGAAAAACGCATCGATTTCCGGGGCCGAAGTTGGCTGCCAGGGCGAAGTCGGCTCCGCCTGCGCCATGGCCGCCGCAGGCCTGGCAGAAGTGCTTGGCGCCACCCCGGAGCAGTTGGAAAACGCCGCTGAAATCGGCCTGGAACACAATCTCGGCCTCACCTGCGACCCGGTTGGCGGACTGGTTCAGGTGCCCTGCATCGAACGCAACGCGATCGCTGCCGTGAAAGCCATCAACGCCACACAAATGGCCCTGCGCGGCGACGGCCAGCACTTCATCTCCCTGGATCGGGTGATCCGCACCATGCGCGACACCGGCGCCGACATGCACGACAAGTACAAGGAAACGTCACGGGGCGGACTGGCGGTGAACTGGGTGGAATGCTGA